Part of the Caulifigura coniformis genome, CAACCGGGGCCAGATCTTTACGGTCTTCGTGCTCACCGTTGCCGCGTGCGAAGCAGGGCTGGGGCTGTCACTGATTCTGGCGCTGTACCACCGGACGAAGACTCTCGACGTCAATCTCTGGGCATCGATCCGTGAACCGGACATCAGCGCTCCCGCGCCGGATGCGCCGTCGCTGACTCCCCCCACCGATATTCGCGATTATCCCCGGCTCACGCCGTCCGGAGGCATGCCTGACCTCGATGGGGCCGAGCGGACGCTCCTGGCGGACAAGAATGAGACGCGCCAGACATCGCTGCCGGCGTAAATCTGCGTGTGGCTGTGTGTTGCGTTCACGGGCCGGTTTGCTGAATCACTTTTATCCTGCATTGAGATATGTCTGAGTCGACCCAGCACCTGTTGATGTGGCTGATTCCCGGAGCGCCGCTCCTGGCAGCGACGCTCATCGCACTCCTGGGGCCAAAAGTCCTTCGCGGACAGTCGCACTGGCTCTGCTGGCTCGGAATCGCCACGGCGTTCGGCTGTGCACTGACTCTGCTGACCAGCATTACCCCGCAGGGGTTTGCCGAAGGCTTGTCGAAGCCCGCCCTGGCAAGCGGCTTTGAGTGGATCAACGTCGGGTTTCTGAACGTGCGGATCGACCTCCGCGCCGATGCGATCAGCTCCATCATGCTCGCCATGGTGACCGGCGTCAGTCTTCTCGTGGCGATGTTCGCCTCGGGGTATATGCACCACGATCCGGGCTATCCGCGGTTCTTCGCGGCGTTCTCGCTGTTCGTCTTTTCGATGTGCATGCTGGTCCTGGCCGGCAGCTTCCTGATGCTGTTCATCTTCTGGGAAGCGGTGGGACTCTGCAGTTACCTGCTGATCGGCTTCTGGTTCCGCAAACCGAGCGCGGCCGCGGCCGCGAAGAAGGCGTTCGTGGTCAACCGGATCGGCGACCTCGGGCTGCTGGTCGCCATGTTCCTGATCTGGACGTCGTTCGGCTCGCTGAGCTTCGACACCGTGCTCAACTCGTCGACCTCCGAGTGGAAGATCATCGTCAACCAGCTGCGGGGCGATGGCACGCTGACGGCGATCTGCCTGTGCCTGTTCCTGGGCGCGATGGGCAAATCAGCCCAGTTCCCGCTGCATGTGTGGTTGCCCGACGCCATGGAAGGCCCGACCCCGGTGTCGGCCCTCATCCACGCGGCGACGATGGTCACCGCCGGCGTTTACCTCGTCGCCCGCTGCACGCCGCTGTTTGTGTGGTCGCCGGTGGCCCAGATGACTGTCTCGGCGATCGGTGCGATCACGGCCCTGGTCGCCGCCCTGACGGCGCTGACGCAGTTCGACCTCAAGCGGGTGATGGCCTACTCGACCGTCTCCCAGCTCGGCTACATGTTCATGGCTCTCGGAGCCGCGGCCGCCGGACCGGAATACGTGACGGCCGCCGTGACCGCCGCCATGTTCCACCTGTTCACCCACGCGTTCTTCAAGGCGCTGCTGTTCCTCGGATCGGGCAGCGTCATGCATGCGATGGGAGACGTCATCGACATGCGGCACTTCAGCGGCCTGCGGAAGGCGCTTCCGATCACACATGCGACGTTCCTGGTCGGCGCCTGTGCCCTTGCCGGTGTGCCGCCGTTTGCCGGGTTCTTCAGCAAGGACGACATTCTCGCCTCCCTCTCCAACGGAATGGCCCACGGGGAGCACCGGCTGTTCTTCACGGTGATCTTCGCGATCGCGGTGCTGACCGCTGTACTGACGGCGTTCTACACCTTCCGGGCGTACTTCATGACGTTCTGGGGGCCTGAGAAATTTCCGCCGGAAGCCGGCGCTCATCCGCACGAGGCGACGCCGATCATGGCGTTTCCGCTCGGGGTGCTGGCACTGTTCGCGGCCGGGATCGGCCTTGTGGCCGGCCCGATGACGCACTGGTTCGGCAGCTATCTCAGCCACACCATGGGCCTCACCGAAGAGCATCCGCACCTGCACTGGGGGCTGATGATCGGAAGCGCACTCGTGGCGGGAGCGGGGATCTACGCGGCATGGCTGATGTACGTGTCCAAACCCGAACTGGCGGCGAAGGCGAAGGCGGCCTCGGGCCCGGCGTATGCCTGGTCGCAGGGAAAGTTTTTCCTCGACGAACTGTTCCTCGCGACGATTGTCATGCCCCTCCGCAAGCTGGCGGAGCTGTGCGTGCTGTTCGATCGCAAGGTGATCGACGGCATCGTGGATGGCCTGGGGCTGTTGCCCAGGCTCCTCAGCTGGGCGCCGCGGCCTTTCCACGCGGGCGTCATCGGCGGCTATGCCTATGTGATGTTGCTCGGCCTGGTGGTCGGGGTGCTGTTCGTGGTCCGCGCCCTGGCCGGGCAGTAACCCCGTGCCCGTCGTGTTTTGAGTTTCGCGAGCGATTTCCTGAAGCGGTGACATAAGTTCGATGGCAAACTGGCTTCCCATCCTGATCCTGATTCCGTTCCTGTTTTCGGCCGCGCTGATGCTCGGACGGAACCTGGGTGGCAATGCGGCGCGCTGGATCGGCCTGATCGGCACGCTGGTGACGTTGACGGGCTGTCTCGCCATCAGCGGCGCGTACTACAAGTATGTCAGCGAGGGGCCGCTGCCGGTGCCGACCGACAAGGCGGGCAATCCCGTCCAGATGCCGGTCAATCCGCAACTCAACTGGCACTACAACTGGCTCGATCTGTCGGGCCCGGGCATCAGCGCCTCTCCCAATCACTCCACGCGCCTCAGCTTCCACCTGGGCGTCGACGGCGTCAGCGTCAGTCTGATTCTGCTGACCGGCATCCTGTTTGTGTCGTGCGTGCTGATTTCGTGGGAAGCGATCTCCGATCGGCGCCCCGAATTCTATGCCTTCCTGTTGCTGCTCGAGGCCGGCCTGATCGGGGTGTTCTGCGCCTTCGACCTGATGCTGTTCTACGTGTTCTTCGAGTTCACCCTCATCCCGCTCTTCTTCCTCGTCGGCATCTGGGGGGGCCCGGATCGCCGGCGGGCGGCGGTCAAGCTGTTCCTGTACACGCTGGCCGGAGGCCTGATCACCCTGCTGGGACTCGCCGCGCTCGTCGCGGCGACGTGGCAGCGGGGCGACCTGTCGACGCCGTTCTCCATTCCCGATCTCGCCCGCTCGCTGACGGCCAATCCGCTCGAACTGAAATGGCAGATCGGAATCTTCCTGGCGATCTCGGCCGGCTTCTTCGTGAAAGTGCCGCTGTTCCCGTTCCACACCTGGCTTCCCCTGGCCCACGTCGAAGCTCCGACGGCCGGAAGTATCCTCCTCGCCGGCGTGCTGCTGAAGCTGGGAACCTATGGCTTCTTCCGTATCTGCCTGCCGCTGTTCCCGAGCGCCTGCTACGAGTGGGGCGCTCCGCTGGTTGGCGGCATGGCGGTCATCGGAATCGTCTACGGCTCGCTCTGCTGCCTGGCCCAGCGCGACATCAAGAAACTGATTGCCTACTCTTCCGTCGCACACCTCGGGTTCTGCATGGTGGGGCTGTTCGCGCTCAATCGCGAAGGCATCACCGGCGGCGTCCTGCAGATGCTCAACCACGGCCTGTCGACCGGGGCGCTGTTCCTCATCGTCGGCATGGTCTACGAGCGCTATCACACGCGCATGCTCGATGACCTCGGCGGCCTGGCGAAGCGCCTGCCGTTGATCGCCGTCGCCATGGTCTTCATTTCAATGGCGAGCATCGGACTTCCGGGCCTGAACGGCTTCGTCGGCGAATTCCTGTCGCTGGCCGGAATGTTCCGGCTGAAGCCGGCCTACGCCATTGTCGCCGCCACGGGCGTCATCCTGGGTGCGTGGTACCTGCTGACCATGCTTCAGCATGCCTTCTTCGGACCGCTGAAAGAGCCTGAGGTCGGACACGGCCATAGCCACGACCACGGCACGCATTCCCCGGCTCATGCCCACGCCCATCACGGCCACGACGATCACGGTCATGGCGGACATGGGCACGGTCATGCCGAGCCGCCGCTTGTCGACAACGGCATCCGCGATATCAACCTTCGCGAATTCATCGCACTGGCCCCGCTGGCGGCCCTCTGCCTGATGATTGGCGTGTACCCGAAACCGCTGATCGATACGATCAGGCCCGATATCAATGCCGTCGCCCAGGTGTACGATGATTTGAAAGTGCCGATGAAGGGACGGACTTGGGAGAAGCCTTCCGCCGTCTCCGTCACACCCGAGCAGCAAGTCGAGAAACAGGAAGCCGTCGCAGTCGTTCAGACCCACTGACCGGCAGCGGCGAGAAGTCACCCGTCGAGAACTCACCAAGGGACCTGCCGTGGCTGTTGCAACTGCTGCTCCTCCCCAGGCGATTGCGGGCGTTTCGCCCTCACTGGAACGTGAGATCGAAACGGAGTTCCCGACCATCGGGGCTTCCGCAATCGGCCGTCTGCTCGGCGGGATCATGAACAGCATCCCCGTGGGGATCGGCAGCGTGAAGCTGTCGTACCTGCTGTTCGGCCTCCCCCTCGCCCCGCTCGGCGTGATCGGCTACCTGCAGCTCAAGGTGACCGGCCAGCGATACACCGTCACCAACCGCTCCGTCAGCGTCCGCGGCGCGCTGGCCGGCCAGGTGGTGAAGCAGGTCGCGCTCAAGGATGTCGGCGATGTGGTGGTCGAGGTCCTCGGAGGGCAGGAGTTCTTCCGAGCTGGCGATGTCGTCATCAAGAACGCTTCGGGCGACGAGATCCTGCGGTGTGCAGGCGTTCCGCAACCGGACCGCTTCCGACATGTGATTCTTGCGGCCCGCGACGCTCGCCTGCAGTCGGACGACGCCCTGGCGGCGATCAACCGCAGAAAGTGAACCTGATTCGACAGCCCGGCCTGAATCAGGCCGGGCTTTTTTCATGCGCAGAAGCTGCCTGCCGGCCGCCAGCTCGAAGCGACGTCAGGCATTCCGCCACGTGGCGAGAGGTCACCGGGCTGCGCCGGTCTGCTTTTTCGCACGCGGCCGACCGCACGGCCACCACGTCCACCGGCAGCGTCGACAGCCTCGTGATGTCCTCGAGGTTCAACCGTCCGGCCGCGGCGAGGAATCGCCCCCCGGAGTGCATCCGCCCGGCGAGCCCCGCCAGCCGCTCCGGGCTCACGTGATCGAACAACCGGCCGCTCGACTTGTTGAACGTATCGAGCAGCAGCCCCGCACAGCCCGTGTCAATGGCCGCACCGGCGATGTCGTCGATCGACGGCGACCCGGCGTCGTCCTGGTCGAGATAGGCCACGGCCACCCAGTGAATCCCGGTGCCGCGTTCATCTTCGAACCGCTGGCGAACGCGCAGCCATTGATCTCTCCAGCCGGCCGATTCCCCCAGCCCCGACAGGCCGATTTTGGCCATCGTGATCTGGCCCGGCAGGGGAAACGGTGTCTGTTCGGTCCATTCGAGGCATTCCCCCAGCGCCACGGTCACCGGCAGGTCGCGACGCGGCGAGGCGCCGGCGGCCTGGCAGATGGAGAAGAGCGTGTCTGGGGCGGGGCAGCCCAGTGAGCCCCGGTCCGGATCCTTGACGTCGAGAATCTCGGCGCCTCCCTCGATGGCGCTGGCCGCCTCGAGCGCCGAGCGAACGCTCACGAGCAGGCGGGGAGGCTCGCCGGAAAGGGAGGGAGGGAAGGGGTAGGGCACAGAACGGCTCGCGGGCGCATGGGGAGAGTGCGTCGGAGATTAGCGACCCGTTCCTCGCGTCGTCACCCTGTCCGGAGAACTTGCGGGCCATAGGCACGGGAGATGCTTGAGAGGTCAGGTCCGCGGGGACACTGCAGCGAGAGACATTTTGAGCGACCCGCACCGGGGCGACTGGTGTTTCATCTGCAGGCGGGGATTGGATCCGAATTGGTGAACTGGAATCATGGGAAAACTCCTGTTGATTTGTGCGGCGGCGGCTGGTGGTTTCGTGACGGCCGTGGCTGCGACTCCGGAAGACGAGCAGCGTCGCGCTTATGACCGTGGCTACTCCGATGCACAGAAATCTGTGCAGGAGGAAGCTGTGCGACTGGGGTTCGCCGTCTGGGAGCCGGGCGAAACGCCTGATTCGCAGACTTTCCGGTGGACCTCCCGGCAGCCGCGCTGGCGGGAATTGTCCGATCGCGATTCGGACAATGATCGGTCACGTTCGGCCGGGCGTTCCCGGCGGCGACACGAAAACAGCGACCCGGAAGTCGGGTGACTCCTCCGCTATGTGCCGGGCCCGCTCCTGGCGCAATCGACGCCTGCTTAGCGGGCATTCTGTCTGGAAATCCGGCAGTCCCTGATTGCGGCATTCGGAGCGAGGGAAAGCCCTGAGGATGGTCGGCGGAAGTTTCGGACTGCCTGCAGTTTCCGCAGTTTACCTTTCGTCGCGGCTGAAACAGGGCCGGTTTGCATTGACCCGCGCGGGAACGATGTTATGCTGCCCGACTTCGATCCTTCACGGAAAAAACAGGGGCAAGGCAGCCCTGGAGAACGAGAGTCATGCATCGGCTACTGAAACAGGTTGAAGAAGCCTGCTTCCGCAAGAATACCCTGACCTTCGACGTCGGCGATACGGTCGATGTGCACACGCGGATTCTGGAAGGCGACAAAGAGCGTATCCAGATTTTCTCCGGCGTCGTGATTGCCCGCCGTGGATCTGGCACCCGCGAGATGTTCACCGTTCGCCGGATCGTTGCCGGTGAAGGCGTCGAACGCACCTTCCCGATCCATTCGCCCAAGGTGGCTGAAGTCGCGGTGAAGCGTCACGCCAAGGTGCGTCGCGCCAAGCTGTACTTCCTTCGCGATCGCGTCGGCAAGGCGACCCGCCTCGTCGAACGCCGCGCCAAGGAAGGCGAAACCTCGGTCGAGTGAATCGATCAGAGTTCAGCCAAATCAAGACAACGCCCGGTTCGTGCCGGGCGTTTTTTTGTTGATCTGCCGCACCGGCCCTGCGGAGACGCCGACTCTTCTCGGATTTCAGCCGCGTGCAGTTCAGCCTCCTGCAAGGGCCGGAACAAACTGGACTTCAGCACCGGGAGGAACGGGCGTTGCGAGCCCCGTCGCACACAGCCGCGAGTTGACGGCGACGGCGACTCCCTGTTTCAGGCGGTCGTCTTCGATGAGCCGATCCCCGATCCTCGGGAACCGGCGATCCAGCTCGATGACCACCTCGCGAACGGTCGCGGCGTCGACTTCGACGTCGCTGATACCGTCCGTCAGCTTCCGGAGCGAGGCAGGGATATGAACTCTGATGGCCGTGGACATGAAACCACCATACCATTGACCGATCGGGGCGGCAGCCGGCAGCCTGATTTCACCGCGTGTGGCTCGTTGCGAACCCCCGTCGAGCGACGGTATTTTTAAGGTCGATTCACTCCTCACGGTCGCGTCGATGGACAGCCGTTCAACACCGTTCTTTCTCAGCTTTCCGCTCGGGACATGGTTCCAGACGCAGGTCCGCGTCTCGCTGTTCTTCTTCCTTGTCCTGATCTACTGCCTGCTCGAGCATCCTCCCGCCGTTGGCGCGACGATCTTCGGGCTGCTGTTCGTTTCCGTGCTCGCGCACGAGTTTGGCCATATCTTCGCCGCGCGCTGGAGCGGCGGCGAAGGCGAAGACATTCTCATGTGGCCGCTGGGGGGACTCGCCTACGTCCGCCCGGCGAATAACACATCGTCGGAACTCCTGACTCATGGGGCCGGGCCCCTGACGAACGCTGTCCTCTGTGGCGGTTGTCTTGCTGGGCTCGTCGCGATGGGCCGCCCCATCAAAGCCGACATCTTCTCGCTGCTCACGCTCCCCGCGGTGGAATGGCAGTCGAGCATCGGACGCGATGTGCTGGTCCTGGCGGCGTCGATCAACTTCAAACTGTTCTGCGTCAACCTGCTTCCCGCACTGCCGATGGATGGCGGCCAAATCACCTATGCGATCGCCCGCACGCAGGGGGATGCGCCTGAGATGCGGCAGTTCGTTCTCCGGCTGGGGATGGTCGTCAGCATCGGTCTGGTGCTGTTCGGCTGGCTGGTGAACGACACGACCCCCATCGTGCTCGCCTTCTTCCTGGTCGTCATCAATCTGCACGAGCATTTCATTCTCGCGCTGACGGATCAGTGGAGCGACGGATTCGCCGGCGCTGAATTCGGAGCCTCGCTGCGCGACGACGAGGAATCGCCCAAGCCCGGCGTGATCGCCCGCTGGCGGATGCGGCGGGCCCAGGAGCGACAGGAGCGCGAAGCCGAAGAACGGATCCAGACCGAACGGAAGGTCGACGAACTGCTGGCAAAGGTACACAGTGAGGGCATGAACTCGCTGACCGATGCCGAGAAGCGGTTCCTCACGCGAGCCAGCCAGCGCTACCGGAACCAGGAGCACT contains:
- the nuoK gene encoding NADH-quinone oxidoreductase subunit NuoK, with the protein product MPATLDPNLAVGAILFVLGAIGVLTRRNLILIMLSAEMMLNGVALTLVTFSQMHGNNRGQIFTVFVLTVAACEAGLGLSLILALYHRTKTLDVNLWASIREPDISAPAPDAPSLTPPTDIRDYPRLTPSGGMPDLDGAERTLLADKNETRQTSLPA
- the nuoL gene encoding NADH-quinone oxidoreductase subunit L; amino-acid sequence: MSESTQHLLMWLIPGAPLLAATLIALLGPKVLRGQSHWLCWLGIATAFGCALTLLTSITPQGFAEGLSKPALASGFEWINVGFLNVRIDLRADAISSIMLAMVTGVSLLVAMFASGYMHHDPGYPRFFAAFSLFVFSMCMLVLAGSFLMLFIFWEAVGLCSYLLIGFWFRKPSAAAAAKKAFVVNRIGDLGLLVAMFLIWTSFGSLSFDTVLNSSTSEWKIIVNQLRGDGTLTAICLCLFLGAMGKSAQFPLHVWLPDAMEGPTPVSALIHAATMVTAGVYLVARCTPLFVWSPVAQMTVSAIGAITALVAALTALTQFDLKRVMAYSTVSQLGYMFMALGAAAAGPEYVTAAVTAAMFHLFTHAFFKALLFLGSGSVMHAMGDVIDMRHFSGLRKALPITHATFLVGACALAGVPPFAGFFSKDDILASLSNGMAHGEHRLFFTVIFAIAVLTAVLTAFYTFRAYFMTFWGPEKFPPEAGAHPHEATPIMAFPLGVLALFAAGIGLVAGPMTHWFGSYLSHTMGLTEEHPHLHWGLMIGSALVAGAGIYAAWLMYVSKPELAAKAKAASGPAYAWSQGKFFLDELFLATIVMPLRKLAELCVLFDRKVIDGIVDGLGLLPRLLSWAPRPFHAGVIGGYAYVMLLGLVVGVLFVVRALAGQ
- a CDS encoding complex I subunit 4 family protein is translated as MANWLPILILIPFLFSAALMLGRNLGGNAARWIGLIGTLVTLTGCLAISGAYYKYVSEGPLPVPTDKAGNPVQMPVNPQLNWHYNWLDLSGPGISASPNHSTRLSFHLGVDGVSVSLILLTGILFVSCVLISWEAISDRRPEFYAFLLLLEAGLIGVFCAFDLMLFYVFFEFTLIPLFFLVGIWGGPDRRRAAVKLFLYTLAGGLITLLGLAALVAATWQRGDLSTPFSIPDLARSLTANPLELKWQIGIFLAISAGFFVKVPLFPFHTWLPLAHVEAPTAGSILLAGVLLKLGTYGFFRICLPLFPSACYEWGAPLVGGMAVIGIVYGSLCCLAQRDIKKLIAYSSVAHLGFCMVGLFALNREGITGGVLQMLNHGLSTGALFLIVGMVYERYHTRMLDDLGGLAKRLPLIAVAMVFISMASIGLPGLNGFVGEFLSLAGMFRLKPAYAIVAATGVILGAWYLLTMLQHAFFGPLKEPEVGHGHSHDHGTHSPAHAHAHHGHDDHGHGGHGHGHAEPPLVDNGIRDINLREFIALAPLAALCLMIGVYPKPLIDTIRPDINAVAQVYDDLKVPMKGRTWEKPSAVSVTPEQQVEKQEAVAVVQTH
- a CDS encoding PH domain-containing protein; its protein translation is MAVATAAPPQAIAGVSPSLEREIETEFPTIGASAIGRLLGGIMNSIPVGIGSVKLSYLLFGLPLAPLGVIGYLQLKVTGQRYTVTNRSVSVRGALAGQVVKQVALKDVGDVVVEVLGGQEFFRAGDVVIKNASGDEILRCAGVPQPDRFRHVILAARDARLQSDDALAAINRRK
- a CDS encoding (5-formylfuran-3-yl)methyl phosphate synthase → MSVRSALEAASAIEGGAEILDVKDPDRGSLGCPAPDTLFSICQAAGASPRRDLPVTVALGECLEWTEQTPFPLPGQITMAKIGLSGLGESAGWRDQWLRVRQRFEDERGTGIHWVAVAYLDQDDAGSPSIDDIAGAAIDTGCAGLLLDTFNKSSGRLFDHVSPERLAGLAGRMHSGGRFLAAAGRLNLEDITRLSTLPVDVVAVRSAACEKADRRSPVTSRHVAECLTSLRAGGRQAASAHEKSPA
- the rplS gene encoding 50S ribosomal protein L19, with the translated sequence MHRLLKQVEEACFRKNTLTFDVGDTVDVHTRILEGDKERIQIFSGVVIARRGSGTREMFTVRRIVAGEGVERTFPIHSPKVAEVAVKRHAKVRRAKLYFLRDRVGKATRLVERRAKEGETSVE
- a CDS encoding MoaD/ThiS family protein, whose product is MSTAIRVHIPASLRKLTDGISDVEVDAATVREVVIELDRRFPRIGDRLIEDDRLKQGVAVAVNSRLCATGLATPVPPGAEVQFVPALAGG
- a CDS encoding site-2 protease family protein — encoded protein: MDSRSTPFFLSFPLGTWFQTQVRVSLFFFLVLIYCLLEHPPAVGATIFGLLFVSVLAHEFGHIFAARWSGGEGEDILMWPLGGLAYVRPANNTSSELLTHGAGPLTNAVLCGGCLAGLVAMGRPIKADIFSLLTLPAVEWQSSIGRDVLVLAASINFKLFCVNLLPALPMDGGQITYAIARTQGDAPEMRQFVLRLGMVVSIGLVLFGWLVNDTTPIVLAFFLVVINLHEHFILALTDQWSDGFAGAEFGASLRDDEESPKPGVIARWRMRRAQERQEREAEERIQTERKVDELLAKVHSEGMNSLTDAEKRFLTRASQRYRNQEH